A window from Streptomyces sp. NBC_00271 encodes these proteins:
- the pepN gene encoding aminopeptidase N, whose protein sequence is MPGENLTRDEAQERAALLSVDGYEVSLDLRSALGDIEAEPRTFRSVTTIRFRCAEPGATSFADLLAPSVTAVSLNGKDLDPGEVFDGSRIRLDDLRADNELVVDAQCAYSRTGEGMHRFVDPEDGEVYLYTQYEPADSRRVFANFEQPDLKAPFRSEVRAPEGWTVWSNGVGELVDGVWKFAETKPISTYITAFAAGPYHYVTDSYTRTFDDGTTLEIPLGAMCRKGLAPHFDSDDVFLVTKQGLDFFHDHFDFPYPFGKYDQAFVPEYNLGAMENPGLVTFREEFIFRGKVTQASYEGRANVILHEMAHMWFGDLVTMEWWDDLWLKESFADFMGAFALVGATRFENGWITFANRRKAWAYRADQLPSTHPITADIRDLQDAKLNFDGITYAKGASVLKQLVAYVGQDAFLEGARRYFKRNAYGNTRLGDLLSALEETSGRDLATWSRAWLQTAGVNSLTPQVILSAEGRITELAVLQEAPESHPELRPHRVAVGLYRREGADGSLVRYARAEVDVVGPRTVVEELVGADAPELVLVNDDDLTYCKIRFDENSLATLRERLGDITDPLARALCWSALWNLTRDALMPARDFVGLVLRFAGRESDIGVLQMLHAWAHSALVHYAAPDWRAEGGRLLAQGALKELRLAEPGSQHQLTWARFFATVASDQADLQLLLHLIEGTAKVDGLDVDQELRWAFLEPLAAHGVADESLLAAELARDDTASGKRHQVRCLAARPSAAVKAQAWAQVVESDALSNALVEATIAGFAQPAQRELLAPYAAKYFAAIERVWAERSIQIAMDVVKGLFPSLRDSQETLDATDAWLTAHEDAAPALRRLVLEARDDLARTLRGQACDTAAGS, encoded by the coding sequence GTGCCCGGTGAGAATCTGACCCGCGACGAGGCCCAGGAGCGGGCAGCGCTGCTGTCCGTGGACGGGTACGAGGTCTCCCTCGACCTGCGCTCCGCCCTGGGCGACATCGAGGCCGAGCCGCGCACGTTCCGCTCGGTGACCACGATCCGCTTCCGCTGCGCGGAGCCGGGCGCCACGAGCTTCGCCGACCTGCTCGCACCGAGCGTCACCGCCGTGTCGCTCAACGGCAAGGATCTGGACCCCGGCGAGGTCTTCGACGGCTCCCGCATCCGCCTCGATGACCTCCGGGCCGACAACGAACTGGTCGTCGACGCGCAGTGCGCCTACTCCCGCACCGGCGAGGGCATGCACCGCTTCGTCGACCCGGAGGACGGCGAGGTCTACCTCTACACCCAGTACGAGCCCGCCGACTCCCGGCGCGTCTTCGCGAACTTCGAGCAGCCGGACCTCAAGGCCCCCTTCCGCTCCGAGGTGCGGGCCCCGGAGGGGTGGACGGTCTGGAGCAACGGCGTCGGTGAACTCGTCGACGGTGTGTGGAAGTTCGCCGAGACCAAGCCGATCTCCACGTACATCACCGCGTTCGCGGCGGGCCCGTACCACTACGTCACGGACAGCTACACGCGCACCTTCGACGACGGTACGACGCTGGAGATCCCGCTCGGCGCGATGTGCCGCAAGGGGCTTGCGCCCCACTTCGACTCCGACGACGTGTTCCTGGTGACCAAGCAGGGGCTCGACTTCTTCCACGACCACTTCGACTTCCCCTACCCGTTCGGGAAGTACGACCAGGCGTTCGTGCCCGAGTACAACCTCGGCGCGATGGAGAACCCAGGGCTCGTCACCTTCCGCGAGGAGTTCATCTTCCGCGGCAAGGTGACGCAGGCGTCGTACGAGGGCCGGGCCAACGTCATCCTGCACGAGATGGCGCACATGTGGTTCGGCGACCTCGTCACCATGGAGTGGTGGGACGACCTGTGGCTCAAGGAGTCCTTCGCCGACTTCATGGGTGCGTTCGCGCTGGTCGGGGCGACCCGCTTCGAGAACGGCTGGATCACCTTCGCCAACCGCCGCAAGGCCTGGGCGTACCGCGCCGACCAGCTGCCCTCCACCCACCCCATCACGGCCGACATCCGCGACCTCCAGGACGCCAAGCTCAACTTCGACGGGATCACGTACGCGAAGGGGGCGAGCGTGCTCAAGCAGCTCGTCGCGTACGTCGGCCAGGACGCGTTCCTGGAGGGCGCGCGCCGCTACTTCAAGCGGAACGCGTACGGCAACACGCGCCTCGGCGATCTGCTGTCGGCGCTGGAGGAGACCAGCGGGCGCGATCTGGCCACCTGGTCGCGGGCTTGGCTCCAGACGGCCGGGGTGAACTCCCTCACCCCGCAGGTGATCCTGAGCGCCGAGGGCCGCATCACGGAGCTGGCCGTGCTCCAGGAGGCCCCCGAGTCGCACCCCGAACTGCGCCCGCACCGCGTCGCGGTGGGCCTGTACCGGCGTGAGGGCGCCGACGGCTCCCTGGTGCGGTACGCGCGTGCCGAGGTCGACGTCGTCGGCCCCCGTACGGTGGTCGAGGAGCTGGTCGGCGCGGACGCCCCCGAGCTGGTCCTCGTCAACGACGACGACCTCACGTACTGCAAGATCCGCTTCGACGAGAACTCGCTGGCCACGCTGCGCGAGAGGCTCGGCGACATCACCGACCCGCTCGCCCGCGCGCTGTGCTGGTCGGCGCTGTGGAACCTCACCCGGGACGCGCTGATGCCGGCCCGGGACTTCGTGGGACTGGTGCTGCGCTTCGCGGGCCGCGAGTCCGACATCGGCGTCCTGCAGATGCTGCACGCCTGGGCGCACTCGGCGCTCGTCCACTACGCGGCCCCCGACTGGCGTGCGGAGGGCGGCCGGCTGCTCGCCCAGGGCGCCCTGAAGGAGCTGCGGCTCGCCGAGCCCGGCAGCCAGCACCAGCTGACCTGGGCCCGTTTCTTCGCGACGGTCGCCTCCGACCAGGCCGATCTGCAACTGCTGCTGCACCTCATCGAGGGCACCGCCAAGGTCGACGGCCTGGACGTCGACCAGGAGCTGCGCTGGGCGTTCCTGGAGCCGCTGGCCGCACACGGCGTCGCCGACGAGTCCCTCCTCGCGGCCGAACTGGCCCGCGACGACACGGCCTCCGGCAAGCGCCACCAGGTCCGCTGCCTCGCCGCCCGCCCCTCGGCGGCGGTCAAGGCCCAGGCCTGGGCGCAGGTCGTCGAGTCGGACGCGCTGTCCAACGCGCTGGTCGAGGCGACCATCGCGGGCTTCGCGCAGCCCGCCCAGCGGGAGCTGCTGGCTCCTTACGCCGCGAAGTACTTCGCGGCCATCGAGCGCGTCTGGGCCGAGCGGTCCATCCAGATCGCCATGGACGTGGTCAAGGGCCTGTTCCCGTCCCTGCGGGACTCCCAGGAGACCCTGGACGCGACGGACGCCTGGCTCACCGCCCACGAGGACGCGGCACCGGCCCTGCGCCGTCTGGTCCTGGAGGCGCGGGACGACCTGGCGCGCACCCTGCGGGGGCAGGCGTGCGACACGGCGGCGGGCTCGTAG
- a CDS encoding serine hydrolase domain-containing protein: MSVRTGLVAATAVALAALAGPAVAAPAGVGHHGATRAAMDAAVKAGVPGVTATARDAGGTWSATAGVGDVRTHTPRGTADHYRVGSITKTFVSTVLLQLEAERRLSLDDRVEKWLPGVVRGHGHDGRRITVRQLLNHTSGVFNYTADDDFARTYFLKDGFLEHRYDTKTPEQLVAIAMTHAPLFAPGTSWSYSNTNYVLAGMVIEKVTGHSYATEIRRRVIEPLGLRATSVPGTRTTLPRPSSHAYSKLSRATTGPTYDVTRLNPSLASSAGEMISDSADLNRFYTALLGGRLLPPKQLKEMKTTVKADEIPGARYGLGLIDRKLGCGVHVWGHDGGIHGSMSSAVTTADGRHSLAFNFNGDWSGDSDAVIEGEFCGE; encoded by the coding sequence ATGTCAGTGCGTACGGGACTGGTGGCGGCGACGGCGGTGGCGCTCGCCGCTCTGGCGGGGCCCGCGGTGGCGGCTCCCGCCGGGGTCGGTCATCACGGCGCGACCCGCGCCGCCATGGACGCCGCGGTGAAGGCCGGGGTGCCGGGCGTGACGGCGACGGCGCGGGACGCCGGCGGCACGTGGTCGGCCACGGCGGGCGTGGGCGACGTGCGGACGCACACGCCGCGCGGCACGGCCGACCACTACCGGGTGGGCAGCATCACGAAGACGTTCGTGTCGACGGTGCTGTTGCAGCTGGAGGCGGAGCGGCGGCTGTCGCTGGACGACAGGGTGGAGAAGTGGCTCCCGGGCGTGGTCCGGGGCCACGGCCACGACGGACGCCGGATCACCGTCCGTCAGCTCCTCAACCACACCAGCGGCGTCTTCAACTACACGGCGGACGACGACTTCGCCCGCACGTACTTCCTGAAGGACGGCTTCCTCGAACACCGCTACGACACGAAGACACCCGAGCAGCTCGTGGCGATCGCGATGACCCACGCACCGCTCTTCGCGCCGGGCACGTCCTGGAGCTACTCCAACACCAACTACGTGCTGGCCGGCATGGTGATCGAGAAGGTCACCGGCCACTCCTACGCCACGGAGATCCGCCGCCGCGTCATCGAACCGCTCGGCCTGCGCGCCACGTCCGTCCCCGGCACCAGGACGACGCTCCCACGGCCCAGCAGCCACGCGTACTCGAAACTGTCCCGGGCGACGACGGGTCCGACGTACGACGTCACGCGGCTCAACCCCTCCCTGGCCTCCTCCGCCGGGGAGATGATCTCCGACTCCGCCGACCTGAACCGCTTCTACACGGCCCTGCTGGGCGGCCGGCTCCTTCCCCCGAAGCAGCTGAAGGAGATGAAGACCACGGTGAAGGCCGACGAGATCCCGGGCGCCCGCTACGGCCTGGGTCTCATCGACCGCAAGCTCGGCTGCGGGGTCCATGTATGGGGCCACGACGGCGGCATCCACGGCTCGATGTCCTCCGCCGTGACGACGGCGGACGGCCGCCACTCCCTGGCCTTCAACTTCAACGGGGACTGGTCGGGGGACAGCGATGCGGTGATCGAGGGAGAGTTCTGCGGCGAGTAG
- a CDS encoding TIGR03767 family metallophosphoesterase — translation MSRIRSVATSAAMNRRTLLAATGAVTLSAGIGYALPPDSEAHAATTDTGESAVAVSLPHSRLRSSGGTPMAPAAPLAPYERGTTLESVAAPRSGSGDYRRLGDGPAWKRVVRGDLAAAKSGRADRRTALAAFVQFTDLHLIDVQHPLRLEYLRTAAAGTWRPHESLTVAGAVSLVERVNALRGAPVTGSPLHFVMTTGDNTDNNSKTELDWFLKVMSGGRIRPNSGDPRHYEGVQNSGLKLYWQPDAALRDADKQRGFPHLHGFLAAAIRELRSPGLGLPWYSTVGNHDALPLGCYRHGDSFLAEFAVGGKKLMTLPAPASVALRAAIKNDKDPKGTQLRDLLKTHARQLRSVTPDESRAPFTPAQYLKAHLDPAHTGPGPIGHGYSQANLAAGTQYYAFRISDDIIGISIDTTDPGGHYMGSIGTTQLRWLDKTLSDNKDSYAIVFSHHTSKSMTNRRTDPAHPSDKHHGGEDVVATLAKHRNVLAWVNGHTHKNEIIAHSAPNHGSFWEINTASHVDFPHLARIIEVVDNKDGTLSLFTTLIESAAPHRTDFSDLSQTGLAALYRELAFNAPGRNTELAGASRDRNTELVLKKA, via the coding sequence ATGTCGCGCATACGCTCTGTCGCCACCTCCGCCGCCATGAACCGCCGTACCCTGCTCGCCGCCACCGGGGCGGTGACCCTCTCCGCGGGCATCGGCTACGCCCTGCCGCCCGACTCCGAGGCGCACGCCGCCACCACCGACACCGGTGAGTCCGCCGTCGCCGTGTCCCTCCCCCACTCTCGGCTTCGCTCGAGCGGCGGGACCCCCATGGCGCCCGCCGCACCCCTCGCTCCCTACGAGCGCGGCACCACCCTGGAGAGCGTGGCCGCGCCGCGCTCCGGCTCGGGCGACTACCGGCGGCTCGGTGACGGCCCCGCCTGGAAGCGGGTCGTTCGCGGCGACCTGGCCGCGGCCAAGTCGGGCCGGGCCGACCGGCGCACCGCACTCGCCGCGTTCGTGCAGTTCACCGACCTGCACCTGATCGACGTCCAGCACCCGCTGCGGCTCGAATACCTGCGCACCGCCGCGGCGGGTACCTGGCGTCCGCACGAGTCGCTGACCGTCGCCGGCGCCGTCTCGCTCGTCGAGCGGGTCAACGCGCTGCGGGGCGCCCCCGTCACCGGCTCCCCGCTGCACTTCGTCATGACCACCGGGGACAACACGGACAACAACTCCAAGACGGAGCTGGACTGGTTCCTGAAGGTCATGAGCGGCGGCCGCATCCGCCCCAACAGCGGCGACCCGCGCCACTACGAGGGCGTCCAGAACAGCGGCCTCAAGCTGTACTGGCAGCCGGACGCCGCCCTGCGCGACGCCGACAAGCAGCGCGGCTTCCCGCACCTGCACGGCTTCCTCGCGGCCGCCATCCGCGAGCTGCGCAGCCCCGGCCTCGGCCTGCCCTGGTACTCCACGGTCGGCAACCACGACGCGCTGCCGCTGGGCTGCTACCGGCACGGCGACTCCTTCCTCGCCGAGTTCGCCGTCGGCGGCAAGAAGCTGATGACGCTGCCCGCCCCGGCGAGCGTCGCCCTGCGCGCCGCCATCAAGAACGACAAGGACCCCAAGGGCACCCAGCTCAGGGACCTCCTCAAGACGCACGCGCGGCAGCTGCGCTCGGTCACCCCGGACGAGTCGCGCGCCCCCTTCACACCCGCCCAGTACCTCAAGGCGCACCTCGACCCCGCGCACACCGGCCCCGGCCCGATCGGCCACGGCTACTCACAGGCCAACCTCGCCGCGGGCACCCAGTACTACGCCTTCCGCATCTCCGACGACATCATCGGCATCAGCATCGACACCACCGACCCGGGCGGCCACTACATGGGCTCCATCGGGACGACCCAGCTGCGCTGGCTGGACAAGACGCTGAGCGACAACAAGGACTCGTACGCCATCGTCTTCAGCCACCACACCAGCAAGTCGATGACCAACCGCCGCACCGACCCCGCGCACCCGAGCGACAAGCACCACGGCGGCGAGGACGTGGTCGCCACGCTCGCCAAGCACCGCAACGTGCTGGCGTGGGTCAACGGCCACACCCACAAGAACGAGATCATCGCGCACTCCGCGCCGAACCACGGCTCCTTCTGGGAGATCAACACCGCCTCCCACGTCGACTTCCCGCACCTCGCCCGCATCATCGAGGTCGTCGACAACAAGGACGGCACACTCTCCCTCTTCACCACCCTCATCGAGTCCGCGGCCCCGCACCGCACGGACTTCTCCGACCTCAGCCAGACCGGCCTCGCGGCCCTCTACCGCGAGCTCGCCTTCAACGCCCCCGGCCGCAACACCGAACTGGCCGGCGCCTCGCGGGACCGCAACACGGAGCTCGTACTGAAGAAGGCCTGA
- a CDS encoding NUDIX hydrolase — MPKQLRVAAYAVCVRDGRMLLARWVAGDGSRRWTLPGGGMDHGEDPYDTVIREAEEETGYAVEPLALLGVDSVLRSHPRRLGSPNDFHALRIVYEARVTGGELRHETNGSTDMAAWHPLGEVPALDRVALVDVGLRLWRERPALGRVGSEEAGG, encoded by the coding sequence ATGCCGAAGCAGTTGAGGGTGGCGGCCTACGCCGTATGCGTGCGGGACGGGCGGATGCTGCTGGCCCGCTGGGTCGCGGGTGACGGAAGCAGGCGGTGGACCCTGCCCGGCGGCGGCATGGACCACGGCGAGGACCCCTACGACACCGTCATCCGCGAGGCCGAGGAGGAGACGGGCTACGCCGTCGAGCCCCTCGCGCTGCTCGGCGTCGACTCCGTACTGCGTTCGCACCCGCGCCGACTCGGCTCGCCCAACGACTTCCACGCCCTGCGGATCGTCTACGAGGCCCGCGTCACCGGTGGCGAACTGCGCCACGAGACGAACGGCTCCACCGACATGGCGGCCTGGCACCCGCTCGGCGAGGTACCCGCCCTCGACCGGGTCGCGCTGGTCGACGTGGGACTGCGGCTGTGGCGGGAGCGACCGGCCCTCGGTCGCGTCGGCTCCGAAGAAGCGGGGGGGTAG
- a CDS encoding pyridoxamine 5'-phosphate oxidase family protein, which yields MTYHFGSRAVQERVGVRELADHVGRSVGQDIRPVAAAFLELQPMLVLGAADPVGGAVWASLLTGEPGFVRATGVRQISVTGGGLRENDPLARALATPGTSVGTIALDPRTRRRMRLNGRARPTPRGFAVEADQVFSNCPKYLQKRESYEKAERPPGAPRRSAALSPGQRRFVESADTFFLATVHAHGADASHRGGNPGFVHVTSPHELHWRDYPGNSMFLTLGNLETDPRAGLLFLDWAAGTVLQLTGTARTEYAADGERTVGFTVTEVVQTPAASPIRWSPPEYSPANPSLP from the coding sequence ATGACGTACCACTTCGGCTCACGGGCCGTACAGGAGCGGGTGGGTGTGCGCGAGCTCGCCGACCATGTGGGGCGGTCCGTCGGACAGGACATCCGACCCGTGGCCGCCGCCTTCCTCGAACTCCAGCCGATGCTGGTGCTGGGCGCGGCCGACCCGGTGGGCGGAGCGGTGTGGGCCTCGCTGCTCACCGGCGAGCCCGGGTTCGTACGGGCGACGGGTGTCCGGCAGATCTCGGTCACGGGCGGCGGTCTGCGCGAGAACGACCCCCTGGCGCGGGCGCTCGCCACCCCGGGCACCTCCGTCGGCACGATCGCGCTCGACCCGCGCACCCGCCGCCGTATGCGCCTCAACGGCCGGGCCCGCCCGACCCCCCGCGGCTTCGCCGTCGAGGCCGACCAGGTCTTCTCCAACTGCCCGAAATACCTGCAGAAGAGGGAGTCGTACGAGAAGGCCGAGCGTCCGCCCGGCGCCCCCCGCCGGTCCGCCGCACTCTCCCCCGGGCAGCGGCGGTTCGTCGAGTCCGCCGACACCTTCTTCCTGGCCACCGTCCACGCGCACGGCGCCGACGCCAGCCACCGGGGCGGCAACCCCGGTTTCGTCCACGTCACCTCGCCGCACGAGCTGCATTGGCGCGACTACCCCGGCAACTCCATGTTCCTGACCCTCGGCAACCTGGAGACGGACCCGCGGGCGGGGCTGCTTTTCCTGGACTGGGCGGCGGGGACGGTGCTGCAACTGACGGGCACGGCGCGCACGGAGTACGCGGCCGACGGGGAGCGCACGGTCGGCTTCACCGTCACCGAGGTCGTACAGACACCTGCCGCCAGCCCGATCCGCTGGTCGCCGCCGGAGTACTCGCCGGCCAACCCGTCCCTGCCGTAG
- a CDS encoding VOC family protein, with protein sequence MTLRTGHIGLNVTDLDRSLAFYRDVLGFGVIAEGKEEERRYAFLGSLAGDGRPVLTLWQQAQGSYDKARAGLHHLALEVDSVDRVREYEAALRDYGVDFAYEGVVAHREGSASGGIFFHDPDGTRLEIYAPSGAEGAPVPSATAPTCGFF encoded by the coding sequence ATGACCTTGCGCACCGGCCACATCGGCCTGAACGTCACCGACCTCGACCGCTCGCTCGCCTTCTACCGCGACGTCCTCGGCTTCGGAGTGATCGCCGAGGGCAAGGAGGAGGAGCGGCGGTACGCGTTCCTCGGCTCCCTCGCCGGAGACGGCCGCCCGGTGCTCACCCTCTGGCAGCAGGCGCAGGGGTCGTACGACAAGGCCCGCGCCGGCCTGCACCACCTCGCCCTCGAAGTGGACTCGGTCGACCGGGTCAGGGAGTATGAGGCGGCCCTGCGGGACTACGGCGTCGACTTCGCGTACGAGGGCGTGGTCGCCCACCGTGAGGGCTCGGCGTCCGGCGGCATCTTCTTCCACGACCCCGACGGCACCCGCCTCGAGATCTACGCGCCGAGCGGGGCGGAGGGGGCCCCGGTGCCGTCCGCCACCGCCCCCACCTGCGGTTTCTTCTAG
- a CDS encoding CGNR zinc finger domain-containing protein: MSTTADPRPLTGEPVSLDLLNTRWNREGVTQDLLTDTEGLAVWLAANGLDFPADDAVLLHAWEARDALRSAVDGTLEEAAARIDAVLAHGRVRLTLTGQGPGEEAEFGDPSWGPAWLAARDYLGLLTTAPDRIRHCAHDTCILHFFDTSRNGTRRWCSMATCGNRAKASRHYARTRDA; the protein is encoded by the coding sequence ATGTCCACCACCGCCGATCCCCGCCCACTCACCGGGGAGCCGGTCTCGCTCGACCTGCTCAACACCCGCTGGAACCGCGAGGGAGTGACGCAGGACCTGCTCACGGACACCGAGGGCCTGGCGGTGTGGCTGGCGGCGAACGGGCTGGACTTCCCGGCCGACGACGCCGTGCTGCTGCATGCATGGGAAGCCCGTGACGCCCTGCGCTCGGCCGTCGACGGCACCCTGGAGGAAGCCGCCGCCCGGATCGACGCCGTCCTCGCGCACGGCCGTGTCCGCCTGACGCTGACCGGCCAGGGACCCGGCGAGGAGGCGGAGTTCGGCGACCCGTCCTGGGGGCCCGCCTGGCTCGCCGCCCGCGACTACCTCGGACTGCTCACCACCGCCCCCGACCGCATCCGCCACTGCGCCCACGACACCTGCATCCTGCATTTCTTCGACACCTCGCGGAACGGCACCCGCCGCTGGTGCTCGATGGCGACCTGCGGTAACCGCGCGAAGGCGTCCCGCCACTACGCGCGCACGCGGGATGCCTGA